From Streptomyces sp. NBC_00775, one genomic window encodes:
- a CDS encoding Rv3235 family protein, translating into MLSPGGGAPALTAPAQGFRRPAPQPRPTDLFADRLLAVLSGQRPVHCMLRHTAGRAYDELAWLAERGPLRARGTRPVVRDIGYYEPRPGAIEAFARIGAGEQLRAMAFRLEQGPDLRWRCTAVELGGPRMPRADDD; encoded by the coding sequence GTGCTGTCACCGGGCGGCGGAGCCCCGGCCCTCACCGCCCCCGCCCAAGGCTTCCGGAGGCCCGCGCCCCAGCCCCGCCCCACCGACCTCTTCGCCGACCGCCTGCTCGCCGTCCTGAGCGGCCAACGCCCCGTCCACTGCATGCTGCGCCACACCGCGGGGCGCGCCTACGACGAACTGGCCTGGCTCGCCGAACGCGGCCCCCTGCGTGCCCGCGGCACCCGGCCGGTCGTCCGCGACATCGGCTACTACGAGCCGCGCCCCGGCGCGATCGAGGCCTTCGCCCGCATCGGCGCCGGTGAGCAGCTGCGCGCCATGGCCTTCCGCCTCGAACAGGGCCCCGACCTCCGCTGGCGCTGCACGGCGGTGGAACTCGGCGGCCCCCGCATGCCCCGCGCGGACGACGACTGA
- the secA gene encoding preprotein translocase subunit SecA yields the protein MSVLSKIMRAGEGKILRKLHRIADQVASIEEDFVDLSDAELRALTAEYKQRYADGESLDDLLPEAFATVREAAKRVLGQRHYDVQMMGGAALHLGYVAEMKTGEGKTLVGTLPAYLNALSGEGVHLITVNDYLAERDSEMMGRVHKFLGLEVGCILANMTPAQRREQYACDITYGTNNEFGFDYLRDNMAWSQDELVQRGHNFAIVDEVDSILVDEARTPLIISGPADQATKWYGDFAKLVTRLKKGEAGNSLKGIEETGDYEVDEKKRTVAIHEPGVSKVEDWLGIDNLYESVNTPLVGYLNNAIKAKELFKKDKDYVVIDGEVMIVDEHTGRILAGRRYNEGMHQAIEAKEGVDIKDENQTLATITLQNFFRLYKRHDQEGKELPGLSGMTGTAMTEAAEFHQIYKLGVVPIPTNRPMVRKDQSDLIYRTEVAKFEAVVDDIAEKHEKGQPILVGTTSVEKSEYLSQQLSKRGIQHEVLNAKQHDREATIVAQAGRKGAVTVATNMAGRGTDIKLGGNPDDLAEAELRQRGIDPEEHIEEWAAALPAALERAEKAVKAEFEEVKELGGLYVLGTERHESRRIDNQLRGRSGRQGDPGESRFYLSLGDDLMRLFKAQMVERVMSMANVPDDVPIENKMVTRAIASAQSQVEQQNFETRKNVLKYDEVLNRQREVIYGERRRVLEGEDLQDQVVHFMDDTIDAYIAAETAEGFAEEWDVDRLWGAFKQLYPVKVTVDELEEAAGDRAGLTAEFISESIKDDIHEQYEGREGQLGSEIMRELERRVVLSVLDRKWREHLYEMDYLQEGIGLRAMAQKDPLVEYQREGFDMFSAMMDGIKEESVGYLFNLEVQVEQQVEEVPVEDSAPSLNKEDVVTAGARPEIRAKGLDAPQRPDRLHFSAPTVDGEGGIVEGDFASDDDDVVRSEADGLTRAERRKQQKGARRRKK from the coding sequence GTGTCCGTCCTCTCGAAGATCATGCGTGCAGGCGAAGGCAAGATCCTGCGCAAGCTGCACCGCATCGCGGACCAGGTCGCCTCCATCGAAGAGGACTTCGTCGACCTCTCCGACGCCGAGCTGCGGGCCCTCACCGCTGAGTACAAGCAGCGGTACGCCGACGGCGAAAGCCTCGACGACCTGCTGCCCGAGGCGTTCGCGACCGTCCGCGAGGCGGCCAAGCGTGTCCTCGGCCAGCGCCACTACGACGTGCAGATGATGGGTGGCGCCGCGCTCCACCTCGGCTACGTCGCGGAGATGAAGACCGGTGAGGGCAAGACGCTCGTCGGCACCCTGCCCGCGTATCTGAACGCCCTCTCCGGAGAAGGCGTTCACCTCATCACGGTCAACGACTACCTGGCCGAGCGCGACTCCGAAATGATGGGGCGCGTCCACAAGTTCCTCGGGCTCGAGGTCGGCTGCATCCTCGCCAACATGACGCCGGCCCAGCGCCGCGAGCAGTACGCGTGCGACATCACCTACGGCACGAACAACGAGTTCGGCTTCGACTACCTGCGCGACAACATGGCGTGGTCGCAGGACGAACTGGTGCAGCGCGGCCACAACTTCGCGATCGTCGACGAGGTCGACTCCATCCTCGTCGACGAGGCCCGTACGCCGCTGATCATCTCCGGCCCGGCCGACCAGGCCACCAAGTGGTACGGCGACTTCGCCAAGCTGGTCACCCGCCTGAAGAAGGGCGAGGCGGGCAACTCCCTCAAGGGCATCGAGGAGACCGGGGACTACGAGGTCGACGAGAAGAAGCGCACCGTCGCCATCCACGAGCCCGGCGTCTCCAAGGTCGAGGACTGGCTGGGCATCGACAACCTCTACGAGTCGGTCAACACCCCGCTTGTGGGCTACCTGAACAACGCCATCAAGGCCAAGGAGCTCTTCAAGAAGGACAAGGACTACGTCGTCATCGACGGCGAAGTCATGATCGTCGACGAGCACACCGGCCGTATCCTCGCCGGTCGCCGTTACAACGAGGGCATGCACCAGGCGATCGAGGCGAAGGAAGGGGTGGACATCAAGGACGAGAACCAGACGCTCGCCACGATCACCCTGCAGAACTTCTTCCGCCTCTACAAGCGCCACGACCAGGAGGGCAAGGAACTGCCCGGCCTCTCCGGCATGACCGGTACGGCGATGACCGAGGCCGCCGAGTTCCACCAGATCTACAAGCTCGGCGTCGTCCCGATCCCGACCAACCGGCCGATGGTCCGCAAGGACCAGTCCGACCTGATCTACCGCACCGAGGTCGCGAAGTTCGAGGCGGTCGTCGACGACATCGCCGAGAAGCACGAGAAGGGCCAGCCGATCCTCGTCGGTACGACGTCGGTCGAGAAGTCCGAGTACCTCTCGCAGCAGCTGAGCAAGCGCGGTATTCAGCACGAAGTGCTGAACGCCAAGCAGCACGACCGGGAGGCGACGATCGTCGCCCAGGCCGGCCGCAAGGGCGCCGTCACCGTGGCCACGAACATGGCCGGCCGTGGTACGGACATCAAGCTCGGCGGCAACCCCGACGACCTCGCCGAGGCCGAGCTGCGCCAGCGCGGCATCGACCCCGAGGAGCACATCGAGGAGTGGGCCGCCGCGCTGCCCGCCGCCCTGGAGCGCGCCGAGAAGGCCGTGAAGGCGGAGTTCGAGGAGGTCAAGGAGCTCGGTGGGCTCTACGTCCTCGGCACCGAGCGCCACGAGTCGCGTCGTATCGACAACCAGCTGCGCGGTCGCTCCGGCCGTCAGGGCGACCCGGGCGAGTCCCGCTTCTACCTGTCGCTGGGCGACGACCTGATGAGGCTCTTCAAGGCCCAGATGGTCGAGCGCGTGATGTCGATGGCGAACGTCCCCGACGACGTGCCGATCGAGAACAAGATGGTCACGCGCGCGATCGCGTCCGCCCAGTCGCAGGTCGAGCAGCAGAACTTCGAGACCCGTAAGAACGTTCTGAAGTACGACGAGGTCCTCAACCGGCAGCGCGAGGTCATCTACGGCGAGCGCCGCCGCGTCCTGGAGGGCGAGGACCTGCAGGACCAGGTCGTGCACTTCATGGACGACACGATCGACGCGTACATCGCGGCCGAGACCGCCGAGGGCTTCGCCGAGGAATGGGACGTGGACCGGCTGTGGGGCGCCTTCAAGCAGCTCTACCCGGTGAAGGTCACGGTCGACGAGCTGGAGGAAGCGGCCGGTGACCGTGCCGGTCTGACCGCCGAGTTCATCTCCGAGTCCATCAAGGACGACATCCACGAGCAGTACGAGGGCCGTGAGGGCCAGCTCGGCTCCGAGATCATGCGTGAGCTGGAGCGCCGCGTCGTGCTGTCGGTCCTGGACCGCAAGTGGCGCGAGCACCTCTACGAGATGGACTACCTCCAGGAGGGCATCGGCCTGCGCGCGATGGCGCAGAAGGACCCGCTGGTCGAGTACCAGCGCGAGGGCTTCGACATGTTCTCCGCCATGATGGACGGCATCAAGGAGGAGTCCGTCGGCTACCTGTTCAACCTGGAGGTCCAGGTCGAGCAGCAGGTCGAGGAGGTCCCGGTCGAGGACTCCGCGCCTTCCCTCAACAAGGAGGACGTCGTCACGGCGGGTGCGCGTCCCGAAATCCGTGCCAAGGGGCTCGACGCTCCGCAGCGTCCCGACCGGCTGCACTTCTCCGCGCCGACCGTGGACGGCGAGGGCGGCATCGTCGAAGGCGACTTCGCCAGCGACGACGACGACGTCGTGCGCTCCGAGGCGGACGGCCTCACGCGCGCGGAGCGCCGCAAGCAGCAGAAGGGCGCGCGTCGCCGCAAGAAGTGA
- a CDS encoding DJ-1/PfpI family protein: MTAKILIVTGDAAESLEVLYPYQRLREEGYEVHIAAPTRKQLQFVVHDFEPGFDTYTEKPGYTWPADLAFSEVDPGDYVAVVIPGGRAPEYLRNDPELRKILKSFFDTDRPVAQICHGPLLTAAVDALRGRRVTAYPALELDMQAAGATFQDAEAVVDGTLVSARAWPDHSGWMREFLTVLRAKAPVT; this comes from the coding sequence ATGACAGCGAAGATCCTGATCGTCACCGGTGACGCGGCGGAATCACTGGAGGTCCTGTACCCCTACCAGCGCCTGCGCGAAGAGGGTTACGAGGTCCATATCGCCGCCCCCACCCGCAAGCAGCTCCAGTTCGTGGTCCACGACTTCGAACCCGGCTTCGACACGTACACGGAGAAGCCCGGCTACACCTGGCCCGCGGACCTCGCGTTCTCGGAGGTCGACCCCGGCGACTACGTCGCCGTCGTCATCCCCGGCGGCCGGGCCCCGGAATACCTCCGCAACGACCCCGAACTCCGCAAGATCCTCAAGTCCTTCTTCGACACGGACAGGCCCGTGGCCCAGATCTGCCACGGCCCCCTTCTGACGGCGGCGGTCGACGCCCTGCGCGGCCGGCGCGTCACGGCCTATCCCGCGCTGGAACTCGACATGCAGGCGGCCGGCGCGACCTTCCAGGACGCCGAGGCGGTGGTCGACGGCACCCTGGTCTCCGCCCGCGCCTGGCCGGACCACTCTGGCTGGATGCGCGAGTTCCTGACGGTGCTGCGCGCGAAGGCTCCGGTGACCTGA
- a CDS encoding DUF6912 family protein produces the protein MRVYVPLTLSGLAEAYKTGELEAGPFVAYAVTPALREWYLSDDIEELEYAALNRAALASLRLIAVDPGAVRRRVVVAVDVPDGAAVADPDRGLDPAALGEVRVSQAMPLSKAAAVHVDSADAEADVTAAAQALGAADVGDDDAQFIVDGAEDHELLWFATQEIPNLVGLGD, from the coding sequence ATGCGCGTCTACGTCCCCCTGACCCTCTCCGGTCTCGCCGAGGCGTACAAGACGGGGGAGCTGGAGGCGGGCCCGTTCGTCGCGTACGCCGTCACGCCCGCGTTGCGTGAGTGGTACCTCTCCGACGACATCGAGGAGCTCGAGTACGCGGCGCTGAACCGTGCCGCGCTGGCCTCGCTGCGGCTGATCGCGGTCGATCCGGGGGCGGTGCGGCGGCGGGTCGTCGTCGCGGTCGACGTCCCCGACGGGGCCGCGGTCGCCGATCCCGACCGGGGGCTCGATCCCGCGGCGCTCGGTGAGGTGCGGGTCTCCCAGGCCATGCCCCTGTCCAAGGCGGCCGCCGTGCACGTCGACTCGGCCGACGCCGAGGCGGATGTCACCGCCGCGGCCCAGGCGCTGGGCGCGGCGGACGTCGGGGACGACGACGCCCAGTTCATTGTCGACGGGGCCGAGGACCATGAGCTGCTGTGGTTCGCCACGCAGGAGATCCCCAATCTGGTGGGACTGGGGGACTGA
- a CDS encoding HAD family hydrolase encodes MGTNESAHIVWDWNGTLFHDNDAIIGATNAAFAELGLEPITLERYRALYCVPVPKFYERLMGRLPTDAEWQVMDETFHRYYTEHRIACELTEGVPALLAEWGSAGRSQSILSMYGHDELVPLVRGFGIEPHFIRVDGRTGPSGGSKAEHMVRHLGALDGVRPSRVVVIGDAADDGIAARHVGARAVLYTGGSHSRASLEEVGVPVVDSLAEAVEEAERLAA; translated from the coding sequence ATGGGGACGAACGAATCCGCGCACATTGTGTGGGACTGGAACGGCACGCTGTTCCACGACAATGACGCGATCATCGGGGCGACGAACGCGGCGTTCGCCGAGCTGGGGCTGGAGCCGATCACGCTGGAGCGGTACCGGGCGTTGTACTGCGTGCCCGTGCCGAAGTTCTATGAGCGGCTGATGGGGCGGCTGCCGACGGATGCCGAGTGGCAGGTCATGGACGAGACCTTCCACCGCTACTACACGGAGCACCGGATAGCGTGCGAGCTCACCGAGGGTGTGCCGGCGCTGCTCGCCGAGTGGGGGTCGGCGGGGCGCAGTCAGTCGATCCTCAGCATGTACGGGCATGACGAGCTGGTCCCGCTGGTGCGAGGGTTCGGGATCGAGCCGCATTTCATACGGGTCGACGGGCGGACCGGCCCCTCCGGCGGCAGCAAGGCCGAGCACATGGTGCGGCACCTGGGCGCGCTCGACGGTGTGCGGCCGTCCCGCGTGGTGGTGATCGGCGATGCGGCCGACGACGGGATCGCCGCCCGGCATGTGGGTGCGCGGGCGGTCCTCTACACCGGGGGTTCCCACAGTCGCGCCAGCCTGGAGGAGGTGGGCGTGCCCGTGGTGGACAGCCTGGCGGAGGCCGTCGAGGAGGCCGAGCGGCTGGCGGCCTGA
- a CDS encoding GNAT family N-acetyltransferase: MDPVTLTTDRLALRTVGPHDADTVYDAVQDPDIQRWTTIPSPYLREHAMSFTDQMVPDGWADGSMFTFGVFLPSGDLVGMLALTMRSLGVGEVGFWSAKQHRGNGYTTEATVAVSRWAFTDLSIDRVEWRAEVGNTASRAVAERAGFTLEGTLRSALNNKGVRRDCWVGSLLPSDLGLPSTSPYLPAPPSPSGA; this comes from the coding sequence ATGGACCCCGTCACCCTGACCACCGACCGCCTCGCCCTGCGCACCGTGGGCCCGCACGACGCGGACACCGTGTACGACGCCGTCCAGGATCCCGACATCCAGCGCTGGACGACGATCCCGTCGCCCTACCTCCGCGAGCACGCCATGAGCTTCACGGACCAGATGGTGCCCGACGGCTGGGCGGACGGCTCCATGTTCACCTTCGGAGTCTTCCTCCCCTCCGGGGATCTGGTCGGCATGCTCGCCCTCACCATGCGCTCCCTCGGCGTCGGCGAGGTCGGCTTCTGGTCGGCAAAACAACACCGCGGCAACGGCTACACCACCGAAGCCACCGTCGCCGTCTCCCGCTGGGCCTTCACGGACCTGTCCATCGACCGAGTCGAATGGCGCGCCGAGGTCGGCAACACCGCCTCCCGCGCCGTCGCCGAACGCGCCGGCTTCACCCTGGAAGGCACCCTCCGCTCCGCCCTCAACAACAAAGGCGTCCGCCGAGACTGCTGGGTGGGCTCTTTGCTCCCGTCGGACCTGGGCCTCCCGTCGACGTCCCCGTATTTGCCGGCACCACCCAGCCCGTCCGGCGCTTGA